The segment ATCAGGACATTTCTTAAGGTCGACACCAACCATTCGACGGTCATAGAAAGTTCTCTGCCATTGTGCAACCATTCCTAAAGAATAATTATTTATCAAAAAGACAATTACAGGTAAATCTTCTAAAACTGCAGTTGCAAGTGAATGTTCTGTCATATTGAAGCTACCATCACCTGCAATGTCAACTACAGGTACATCAGGACGTGCAGTTTTTGCACCAATAGCAGCAGGAAATCCCCAACCCATAGTACCCAAACCAGTAGAACTGAAGAAAGTACCAGGATGTATTGCATCAAAAAATAATGATGCCCACATTTGGTGTTGTCCGACTTCAGTTGTAACGATAGATTCCTTTGGGAGTAATTCTCTTAATTTTCTAAGAATTTTAGCTGCTCCCATTTCTCCAGGATGTATTTTTAAATTTTCACGCCAGTATTGTTTTGTCTCTTTAACATGTTTTAACCAAGGATTGTCATCAGAAGCTCTAACTGCTTTATCCATCAATAATTTTCCAAATATTCTCAACGATGTACGAACATCACCTACAACAGCTACAGATGTTGTTTGATTCTTTCCAATTTCTGCAGGATCAACATCCATATGAATAATCTTTAAGTTCTTTTCAAATTCCTCAAATGTACCTACAGAACGGTCTGAGAATCTTGTACCAATTGCCAACACACAGTCAGCTTCGGTCATTAATTTATTGGCCTCAGCATGTCCATGCATTCCAATTGGACCTAATGATAAAGGATGATTTTCAGGAAATGCACCTTTACCTTTGAAAGTGGTTACCACAGGAATCATTAGTAATTCAGCGATTGATTGTAATTCTGCAAATGCAGATGAGATGATAACACCACCGCCAGCAAGAATTATTGGTTTTTTTGCAGACAATAGTAATTCCACTGCACGTCCAGTATTTTGCATGTCAGGATCAGTCCATGGATGATATCCTGGAACTCGAACTTCATCTGGGAATGGAATGTTACCTTCATTTTGTTGAACATCTTTAGGAATATCTAACAAAACAGGTCCAGGTCTTCCTGTTTCAGCAATGTAAAATCCTTGTTTAACCATAGTTGGAATTTCTTCAGGAGTTCTAGGTTGATATGAATATTTCAAAGCAGGATTTGCCATTCCGATTATATCACTTTCTTGAAATGCGTCTTTTCCAATCATTGCAACAGGTACCTGTCCAGTAACTGCAACCATTGGTGCAGAATCTGCTTGAGCAGTTGCAATTCCAGTTAACAAATTTGTTGCACCAGGACCAGAAGTTGCAAAACATACGCCAGGTTTTCGACTAACTCTACCAAAACCATCTGCCATATGTGCAGCAGATTGTTCATGTCTTACCAAAATATGACGAATGTTACTTTTACCTAACTCGTCATACATTGGAAGGTTCGCACCTCCCGGTAAACCGAAGACCTCCTTTACTCCTTCTTTTTCCAATGCTTTCATTAGCGCAGTAGCGCCGATCATAGTTTCATTCATTTTATTATTATCATCAATATTCCTAATTTAAATCGGTAAATTGGCTGTTGTTTACAGCAGCAGGTCAACTAGCAGTGACATACCAAAAGTGCTAATTGTTGCTTCATGTTTCAATGTAAACTCAAAAACAGGGGATGCACCTATAAAGATTCCTTTTTGAGAAATTATGTAATATGTCTGACCAAGAAGAAATTATAAAAATTATAGAAACATTTTTTGAAATTGGAAAATCAAAGAAATTAGAAATTTTAAAAGATATTCAAATTAATGATTCTGCATTTTCTAGTTTTAGTGATGTTCCACCATATGATCTAAAAGATTACGCCACTACAATTGCATTAGAAGAATTACGATTTGTTAGTATTTCAGATTATGATTACAAAATAAATAATGTGAAAGTAAGTATTTTTGGTGAAACTGCAGTAGTAGCTCTAGAATTAGTTCAAAAAGGAATGCTTGTAGACAATAAAGCCTTCACAGGTGAGCATATCACAATTGGAGGAAGAGCAACATTTGTGTTGATAAGACAACCTACGTGGAAAATTATCCACATTCATTTATCTAAATCAGAAAACTAATTACGTTTTTTTGAGTTTTTATTAAAATTCTTTTTAGGTTTGTTATTTTGATTTTGGTTAGATTTGTTTTTAGGTTTGTTATTTTGATTTTGGTTAGATTTGTTTTTAGGTTTGTTATTTTGATTTGGGTTAGGTTTACCAGATAATTGCTTATACAAAGTGAATGCTTGTTCGGCATTATTACTTCCATGCACAATTGAATGAACAGCTTTAATCATTGCAACAGGATTATCAGATTGCCAAATGTTACGTCCCATATCTACACCAACGGCTCCAGCCTTTAGTGCATCATATGTTAATTTCAAAGCGTCTTTTTCAGGAATTTTTTTACCACCTGCAATAATTATTGGTACAGGGCAAGATTTTACAACTTTTTCAAAGTTTTCGCAAAAGTATGTCTTTACAATATGTGCACCTTGTTCAGCTGCAGTTCTACATGCAAGAGATAGATAACGAGCATCTTTTGTTCCAATTTCTTTTCCAACTGCAGTGACAGCTAATACAGGAATTCCATATTCTTCAGCTTCGTTTACAAGTTTTCCAAGGTTTACAATGGTTTGATATTCATATTTTGAACCAACAAAAACTGACATTGCAACTGCAGACACATTTAATCTGATTGCATCTTTGATGCTAACTGTGATATCTTCTTGAGATAGATCCTCACCAATTATGCTAGTTCCACCAGAAACACGTAATACAACTGGTACAGGGTAATCAGGATTAACAGAAGTTCTTAATGCTCCACGCGTAATCATTAAAGAATCACAATGTTTTGCCAATGGAGCAATTGTTTTTTTCAAATCTTCTAGTTTTTCAGTAGGACCTAGGAAGTAACCATGGTCAACTGCAAGCATTAATGCCCTATTATCAGCAGGCGAGATGATTTTTGCAAGTCTATTTTTTAATCCCCAGTCCATTTTCTTATTTTTTTGAAAAAAAATTACCTTTCTTAAGCCTTTGCTAATTTTCAATAATTATCTTCATGGCGCTGTCACCGGTTTTAGCATGCTCAAATGCCTTTTGTGAGTCATCAAGTGAATATTTGTGTGTGACAAGTGATTTTACATCTACATTTCCAGAGGAAATTAATTCTAATGCTTTTTTTGTATCCATGTCCGATGCAGCATATGTAGTGACAATGCTAATTTCTTTAGAATAAACCACGCTCATGTCAATTTCAGTTGTTGCACCTTTACTAGGTACACCAAACATTACAACAGTTCCACCTTTTCTTACAAGTTTTATTGCATCTTGAAAAGCATGTAAGCTACTTGTAGCTACAATTGCAACATCAACTCCAATAGTAGTATCATCAGTAACTTTTTGTACTAAATTTGGATCGTCAGAACGGATAGTTATAACATCGAATTTTTTTACAAAATCTAATCTGAAATCATTTAAATCCATACAAAATATTTTTGAGAATCCAAAATATTTTGCGAGTAAAACATGCATCATACCAGTTGGGCCAACACCTAAAATTGCAACAGTATCATTTTTCTGATATTTGAATTTAGACCATGCGCGTACACAACATGCAAGAGGTTCAATTAGCGCAGCTTCTTGATATGAAACATTATCAGGTAGTTTTAGAACACCGCCATGAAGTACATTCCATTCAGGTACAACATAATTGTCAGCTAATCCACAAGGATTGAGATTTGATTGGTAGTATTGTTTACACATAGTTTCATTTCCATGACTACATTCATGGCAATCCTTTGAGTAACATGCCACATGATGATGTGTAAATACACGGTCGCCTATTTTAAAATCAGAAATTGCATCGCCTATTTTTATTACTTCTCCTGCAGGTTCATGCCCTAATCGCATAGAAGGCTGACCATATTTACCAAATACCTTTTCAACATCAGAACCACAAATTCCACAAGATTGCATTTTGATGAGTAATTCATTTGGGGCAACATCAGATATAGTAAAATTTTCTATCTCGACTTTTGAATTTCCTTTTACAACAGCTGCTTTCATGATTGATAATGATTTTATTGTATATTTATACGCCTAGGATTTTTTTGAGCATAACTCTGTAATCTACCTCAGATTTTTCACTTCCCGATGCAGGAAGAGCAAATACAAGAGGAGTAGATTTTTCTGCGCGTAGTTTTGTTAATTTATCATTAATTTGTTCAGTTAAATCATCACTTACAAGAACTAGACCTACTTCAGAATCATCATATAGTTTTTTGATTTCTTCAAAAGCATTATCAGATGAATCGACAATTTTTCCTTGAACGCCGGCAAGTTGGAAACTTGTGACAAATACACGACTTCCAACAGTTACTACCTTCATTAAATCTGATTTTTAAGACATGCAATTTAACCGTTTCAAACAATAAATTCAAACATTACTAATTCAAGTAAGAATATGGATAATCCGGAAGAGATCGACTCAGTATACTGGGATGAAGAGAGTAAATCATGGAAAACAAAACTGGTCAAAGTAGAAGAATATCATGGATTTACAGAATGTAGGTATTGCCAGAGACCAATGTCACATAACATAAAGACAGAAGGAGAATTCAAAGTTGTTTATGTTAAATGTGGATGTTCTAGAAGCTAGCTGCAATTTTTAATGCAAATGAATGCAATTTCTTGTGTTCCGTCCATACCATGTCTATTTGGAACAATACCAACACGATACTGCATTTCTTCATCATATTCAATATCAAATTGTGTTGTCATGGTAACTGCTTTTTGAGGTTCAAGATCTATCAAAGATAATTCATTATCACCATAACCAACAAAAATTGGACTGAATCGTTTGTTTGAGCCATCATAAAGGTGCAATTGACCTCCAGTAAATCTCACAATATCATTACCTTTGTTTTCAGCAGTAACTTGTATTTGGAAATATGTGTGAGTAGGTTTTTCATTAGATGCTTCTATCAACCCTCTATCAATTTCAGCTTTTTCAGCTAGTTTGAATTCTTTAGTTTTTTGGAGAAAATCAAAGTTTGTAACATATTGCACATCAAACATCACATCACCTACTTGAACAGGTTCACCAAAGGAAGAGACCTTGACGTCTGTCAGAACTTCATCAGAGTAAAAGAAGAAAGAAACAGCTAATACTGCAAAGATTGCGCCAATGACAATAATTCCACCTACTCTAACCAATTTAATTTTGTTTCAGATTATTCGAGTATAACTGTTTAATTTTATACAATTATTCAACAATAATTGTGCCTTCCATCCATGGATGAACCATGCAGAAGTATGTGTAAGTTCCTGCGTCAGCTAATGTAACATCAAAGCTTGCGTTCATCATGATTAATGAAGTATCAAATACTCCGTCAGGACCGTTTGCTGCACTACCACTTGTTGATGTGTGTGGAGCAGTATCAGTATTTGTGAAAGTTACAGTTCCACCTGCAGAAATTGTTGCAGTGGATGGAGTATAGCATTCAGTAGTTTCACATCCTGGTGCACCAGAACCTGCTACAGGTTCAACAGTGACAGCCATTGGTGCTTTAGCGGCGGCTGCTGCGGCTGCTGCTGCTTTTTCAGCGGCTGCTTTGTCTGCTGCTGCTTTTTCAGCGGCTGCTTTTTCAGCGGCTGCTTTTTCAGCGGCTGCTTTGTCTGCTGCGGCTGCTGCTGCTTTGTCTGCTGCTGCTTTTTCAGCGGCTGCTTTGTCTGCTGCCATCATGGCTTCATGTTCTTTTGAATCTTCAGAGTGACCCATAGAACTCATATCGTGTCCGCCAGATTTGTAGCCTTCACCGTAAATCATAATTTTTTGAGAGTTTGCCATAAAGTCAATTGTTAATCTTTTTCCTACTTGAGTGAATTCAACTTCTTCACCATCAATTGTTACAAAATATGTTCCATCATCAAATGGTTTTACTGAGTTATTGTTTACTGTAATTGTAATTTGTCCATCTAATCTTGAATCCATTTCAATTTTTACTGCATTGTGATGTTCATCTTGAGAAATAGAATCAACTATACCACCACGAATTGTATATTTCAAATTATCACTAGATGATGTTTGTGGAGCGGCTTGAGGTGTAGGGGTTTGTACAGGTGCTGCTGCCGGAGCTGGTGGTGGGGAATATGTTTGAGTTGGAGCAGCCATACTTGGTGTTGCAGGTGTTGTATCAACTTGCAATAGACCACCCATTATAGCAATCATTGCAGCTGCAAAGGCTATTGAGAAAATCACACCGAATTTATCTGCTGATGTCATATCAGCCATTTTTTTAGGTATTTTAAATATCTAATGCTTTGATCCGATCTAGATTTATTTGCGGAATTTACTGAATCAGGGTATGGCAGACGTAGATTCAAGTAAAAAGTTCTATCTCTTTCTTCATGGAAGAATGGACTTACATGAAAAAATGTTGAATTCATTAGCAAGTAATGGATTTCAAAAAGAAAATGCAGTCATGGGCAATCCAAAACAAGCAGGACAAGTCGGAGACTACATGGTACAATTATGGCCACCAGGACCAAACCCAGAAAATATCAAAGTTCAGACAATCACAGCAGTTGAAGAATGTGAACCTGAAGGAATGATTGGTGTTTGGAAAGGTGTTTCAAAAGAGGATCTTTTTGAAATTAAGCTAGAATAGATTACAAATCGCTAACAATTCCAGAAATGAATGATTCGTATTCATCATCCATGAATTCGATAATTTCAAATTTATTTTCTTTTTTTGCTTTTAAAATTGAATCCAAATGATAACAAGGACTTTTATTTTTTATCATGCCAAAGTAATAGCCTGAACAAGAACAAAATTTTGAATCAGGATCAATCCAATGTTCTTTTGCTTTGCCAACAATAGTCCAAATTTCTCTTTTACTTGGATTAAACCGATGTAACTTTACACGTCTTTGGTCTACAACGGAGTTAATTTTTTCTTGTTTTGTAGACATAAGGAATTAATCTAAGACAAGCGTATAATCTTGGTGGTAACTACAAGAATAATTGATTCAGAACCTGCATTAATTGTAGAAGAAGAGAGAAAAAATCTGGTTATATCTGATCTCCATATTGGATTTGAGCATAAATTTTCATCAAATAAAAATACAATTGAAAATAATTCTTCAATAAAGGATATTATTTCTAATATTAAAAAAATTATAAAAAAAGAAAATCCAGATACATTAATTCTTTTAGGAGATGTGAAATCAAGTATTCAAAATAT is part of the Candidatus Nitrosopelagicus brevis genome and harbors:
- the ilvB gene encoding biosynthetic-type acetolactate synthase large subunit, with the protein product MNETMIGATALMKALEKEGVKEVFGLPGGANLPMYDELGKSNIRHILVRHEQSAAHMADGFGRVSRKPGVCFATSGPGATNLLTGIATAQADSAPMVAVTGQVPVAMIGKDAFQESDIIGMANPALKYSYQPRTPEEIPTMVKQGFYIAETGRPGPVLLDIPKDVQQNEGNIPFPDEVRVPGYHPWTDPDMQNTGRAVELLLSAKKPIILAGGGVIISSAFAELQSIAELLMIPVVTTFKGKGAFPENHPLSLGPIGMHGHAEANKLMTEADCVLAIGTRFSDRSVGTFEEFEKNLKIIHMDVDPAEIGKNQTTSVAVVGDVRTSLRIFGKLLMDKAVRASDDNPWLKHVKETKQYWRENLKIHPGEMGAAKILRKLRELLPKESIVTTEVGQHQMWASLFFDAIHPGTFFSSTGLGTMGWGFPAAIGAKTARPDVPVVDIAGDGSFNMTEHSLATAVLEDLPVIVFLINNYSLGMVAQWQRTFYDRRMVGVDLKKCPDYVKLAESYGAQGIRAQSMDELEKAIKDGLNSDVATVIDIPIDPEEDVLPFVAPGTGLKDMILPS
- a CDS encoding nuclear transport factor 2 family protein; this encodes MSDQEEIIKIIETFFEIGKSKKLEILKDIQINDSAFSSFSDVPPYDLKDYATTIALEELRFVSISDYDYKINNVKVSIFGETAVVALELVQKGMLVDNKAFTGEHITIGGRATFVLIRQPTWKIIHIHLSKSEN
- the lsrF gene encoding 3-hydroxy-5-phosphonooxypentane-2,4-dione thiolase; translation: MFFQKNKKMDWGLKNRLAKIISPADNRALMLAVDHGYFLGPTEKLEDLKKTIAPLAKHCDSLMITRGALRTSVNPDYPVPVVLRVSGGTSIIGEDLSQEDITVSIKDAIRLNVSAVAMSVFVGSKYEYQTIVNLGKLVNEAEEYGIPVLAVTAVGKEIGTKDARYLSLACRTAAEQGAHIVKTYFCENFEKVVKSCPVPIIIAGGKKIPEKDALKLTYDALKAGAVGVDMGRNIWQSDNPVAMIKAVHSIVHGSNNAEQAFTLYKQLSGKPNPNQNNKPKNKSNQNQNNKPKNKSNQNQNNKPKKNFNKNSKKRN
- a CDS encoding zinc-dependent dehydrogenase, producing the protein MKAAVVKGNSKVEIENFTISDVAPNELLIKMQSCGICGSDVEKVFGKYGQPSMRLGHEPAGEVIKIGDAISDFKIGDRVFTHHHVACYSKDCHECSHGNETMCKQYYQSNLNPCGLADNYVVPEWNVLHGGVLKLPDNVSYQEAALIEPLACCVRAWSKFKYQKNDTVAILGVGPTGMMHVLLAKYFGFSKIFCMDLNDFRLDFVKKFDVITIRSDDPNLVQKVTDDTTIGVDVAIVATSSLHAFQDAIKLVRKGGTVVMFGVPSKGATTEIDMSVVYSKEISIVTTYAASDMDTKKALELISSGNVDVKSLVTHKYSLDDSQKAFEHAKTGDSAMKIIIEN
- a CDS encoding V-type ATP synthase subunit F, yielding MKVVTVGSRVFVTSFQLAGVQGKIVDSSDNAFEEIKKLYDDSEVGLVLVSDDLTEQINDKLTKLRAEKSTPLVFALPASGSEKSEVDYRVMLKKILGV
- a CDS encoding DUF4352 domain-containing protein, with the protein product MVRVGGIIVIGAIFAVLAVSFFFYSDEVLTDVKVSSFGEPVQVGDVMFDVQYVTNFDFLQKTKEFKLAEKAEIDRGLIEASNEKPTHTYFQIQVTAENKGNDIVRFTGGQLHLYDGSNKRFSPIFVGYGDNELSLIDLEPQKAVTMTTQFDIEYDEEMQYRVGIVPNRHGMDGTQEIAFICIKNCS
- a CDS encoding cupredoxin domain-containing protein; amino-acid sequence: MTSADKFGVIFSIAFAAAMIAIMGGLLQVDTTPATPSMAAPTQTYSPPPAPAAAPVQTPTPQAAPQTSSSDNLKYTIRGGIVDSISQDEHHNAVKIEMDSRLDGQITITVNNNSVKPFDDGTYFVTIDGEEVEFTQVGKRLTIDFMANSQKIMIYGEGYKSGGHDMSSMGHSEDSKEHEAMMAADKAAAEKAAADKAAAAAADKAAAEKAAAEKAAAEKAAADKAAAEKAAAAAAAAAKAPMAVTVEPVAGSGAPGCETTECYTPSTATISAGGTVTFTNTDTAPHTSTSGSAANGPDGVFDTSLIMMNASFDVTLADAGTYTYFCMVHPWMEGTIIVE